Within Lagopus muta isolate bLagMut1 chromosome 1, bLagMut1 primary, whole genome shotgun sequence, the genomic segment CAAGTCACATACGCCTTTAGACCCCACGGTTGAATAAATTCAGCCCAACATTCAAAGATACCTGGAGATATTTCAGTCTTAGAAAAGATAAATACCTGTGGTAGGCTAAGAATCAAGGATATAGACCAGCTGGTGCAAATGGGAATATTCCACAGAGCTCTCCTCTTTTGGAAAGTGACCATAGGGTAGCAAACTGCTTGATATCTGTCCACTGTCATGACCACTATCATATAAGTAGAGGCAAACATGCCTAGCAATTGCAGATACTTGATAATTCTGCACAAGAAATCTGGCCCTATGAAAACATCTGTAATATCCCATATGAGTTGAGGCAGCACTTGAAAAAAAGCTACCACTAAGTCAGCTATGCTGAGGTGCAGCATGAATACATACATTCTAGAgagcttctttcttcttctccacaGCACCAGAATGAGAATAAAATTGCCCACAGACGCTGTCAGAAATATCACCCCCAGTACAGCAATCTCTACTTGAGCTAATTGCTCATCTCTTTCCGGTCTTCCAACGGGATCTGACTTATTTGTCAAACTCAGAAATCTGTGAGAAGGACTTTCAGTCTGATGTGTGCTATCCTGcataggaaatgaaaaattcttcatAGTGCACAGAAGCTACTCCCAGTAGCTGCTACTTGCGACTCAGGATGAAAGCTTTGAAGTGCCAGCCAGCAATAAACCAGCACGGGTTCAGGTTTCAGGATATCTTCAAACAAATCTCCTCCTGCTTGTGTGAACTAAAGCAGTGGACCTGTGTCTCAATGAAATTCTGCCTCTTGCTGGAGTGCAAAAAGGCTTTATATAGGCTCTGAGTGGAGCCTTATGTAACTCCAGAGTCATCGAGTAGGCTGCCGGCACCGGAGCCAATAGCAGCACAAGCCACACAAGTGGGCGAAAGACATAAATACAGGGAGAACTTCACAGGCTCTACATAATTAAATTACTCACTTCAGTCAAAAGCTTAACTTGTAAATAGCTGTGGCCAAAATCATGCTTAAATGATATTACTCTCGGGAGCAcgttcaaatattttttattcattgcAGAAATGTGTGCTTCAGCTTAATCAGAAGGAATGTTTGTACGTAGACGGAAAGTTAGGCCCCTGAGCTCAGATGCATCATAACTGCAGTCCCCTGGGTTCCTGGGGCAAGATCACATCCTAAATGCAGCAGaggcaaataaatacatttttccaaagtggtttgtttggtttggtttggtttgcttgtttatttttttgagtcACCTGattctgaaggggaaaaataatgtttttacttccctaaaaataatgcttttctttcaagaagAACTTGcgcttcagatttttttttttcctaagtaaaataaaaaatgacacatgtaaaataaattactttagTAGGACTACGAGTCTACTGAGAATTTAAtaggaaaagaagtgaaaattctgtggaaaaatCAACTGAGTAAAGGTCATtacaataaaatactttttaaggGTGTCTATTCAACGACAGTGCTAAAGGCTGAGAGATCGTTTTTCACTGTctaatcctttttatttttgtgcagtgAGGTGTATCACAACCATGAGTGTCATTGTTCTTTCAGTGTAACTTTTGCATATTGGTAGTGGCAGATAAGAATAACAATAttgatttaatttcatttgttctccctca encodes:
- the LOC125689570 gene encoding arg8-vasotocin receptor-like, producing MKNFSFPMQDSTHQTESPSHRFLSLTNKSDPVGRPERDEQLAQVEIAVLGVIFLTASVGNFILILVLWRRRKKLSRMYVFMLHLSIADLVVAFFQVLPQLIWDITDVFIGPDFLCRIIKYLQLLGMFASTYMIVVMTVDRYQAVCYPMVTFQKRRALWNIPICTSWSISLILSLPQVFIFSKTEISPGIFECWAEFIQPWGLKAYVTWIFVVIFFIPSTILITCQVKICKIIKRNIHVKKQNEYEVTNQKQVLPSRASSVNCISKAMIKTVKMTVVTVVAYVLCWSPFFIAQLWSVWFPSGITEGSAFTIIMLLGNLNSCTNPWIYMYFCGHIPYCTNKQLENTSAQEESVVTGSIHLVDRDPEENSTCA